CGCGGCGCTGCGGCCCTGGCAGGTGGCCGGTGCGCTGCTGTCCATCCTCGGCGTGCTGGTGGTGCTGTGCCGCGGCGATGCCGGCCAGCTGCTGGCCCTGCGCCTGGTGGCCGGCGACCTGTACATGATCCTGGCGACCATCGCCTGGTCCTTCTACAGCTGGATGCTGCTGCAGCCGGGGGATGCGCCCCGGCTGCGCGCCGACTGGGCGGCTTTCCTCGCGACCCAGGTCGCCTATGGACTGCTGTGGTCGGCGCTGTTCACGGGCGTCGAGTGGTCCGTCGGCGCGCCGCCGATCGCCTGGAGCGGCAAGCTGGCCGCAGCCCTGCTGTTCGTCGCCGCCGGGCCGGCCGTGCTGGCCTATGCGCTGTGGGGCGCCGGCATCCGCCGCGCCGGGCCGGGCATCGGCGCCTTCTTCGTCAACCTGACGCCCTTGTTCGCCGCGCTGCTGTCCTCGGCGTTCCTGGGGGAGTTGCCGCACGCCTACCACGCGCTGGCTTTTGCCCTGATCGTGGGCGGGATCGTGGTGTCCAGCCGTCGCTGAGCCCTCCCAAGCGGCGCACGAACGGCGCGTCGCGGCGATGCTGCGCTGCAGCGTCCCGGCCGGTATCGTGTGTCCGTCCCGTCAGTAAGGGTGTTACGATCCCATGGGAAGAACACCACGAGGAATCGCCACGATGGCTGAAGGTTTTACCGCTCACGACGCCGCGCACGATCATGCTCAAAAGCTGGCGGAGTTCCTGGATCGCCACCCGCGCGCGCTGGTCCTGACCGGCGCCGGGCTCTCCACGGCCTCAGGGATTCCCGATTACCGCGACCGCGACGGCACGCGCCGCGGCCGTCCGCCCATCCACGGGCCGGACTTCCGCAAGTACGAGCACGTGCGAAAGCGCTACTGGGCGCGCAGCATGATCGGCTGGCCGGTCCTGTCGCGGGCGCGCCCGAACGCCGGGCATTTTGCGATCGCAGCATTGGAGAAGATCGGCCACGTCGGCTCGGTGCTGACCCAGAATGTCGACGGCCTGCACGGCCAGGCCGGCAGCCACAGCGTGCTCGAGCTGCACGGCAATATCCATTCGGTCATCTGCCTGGAATGCTCGGCGCTGTTCCCGCGCGCCTTCGTGCAGGCACAGCTGGCCGACGCCAATCCGCACATGCTGCATGCGGACGCGACCCCGCTGCCGGACGGCGACGCCTCGGTCGAGCCGGCCGAACTCGCCGCTTTTCGCCTGCCCTGGTGCACCTGCTGCGGCGGCACGCTGATGCCGAACGTCGTCTTTTTCGGCGACAACGTCCCGCCCGCGCGCACCGCCATCGCCCTCGACCAGATGGAGCGCGCCGACGCGCTGCTGGTGGTCGGCTCCTCGCTGATGGTCTATTCGGGCTTTCGCTTCTGCCGCCTGGCCCAGGCCAGCAGCAAGCCGATCGCCGCCATCAATCTCGGCCGCACACGCGCCGATGACTTGCTCGACATAAAAATCGAAGAATCCAGCGAGCGCGTACTACCGCTCGTGGTCGAGCTGCTCGAACGGGCACGGGCTGGATCTGAAAGAGTCGCGCCATCCATTCAACTCGACGGGGGAACATTGTGACGAATAACATCAAAGGCTGGCAGATCGGCGCCGCCGCGGCCGGACTCGGACTTGCCGCATCCTTTTTCTACGTGCGTGCGAAAACGAAACAGGCCGAGGCCGAGAATCCGCCGCAGGGGCGCTTCATCGAGGTCGACGGCGTGCGCCTGCACTACATCGAGCGCGGCGAAGGTCCGGTGCTGGTGCTCCTGCACGGCAATGGCGTACTGGCCGAGGACTTCGAGCACAGCGGCCTGCTGGACAAGGCGGCCGAACATTATCGCGTGATCGCCTTCGACCGGCCGGGCTTCGGCTACAGCGAGCGTCCGCGCAAGACGGTCTGGACGCCGCAGGCCCAAGCCCGCCTGCTGCACCATGCGCTGCAGCAGCTGCATGTGGATTCGGCCATCGTGCTGGGCCACTCCTGGGGCACGCTGGTTGCGCTGTCGATGGCGCTGGAAGCGCCGGACTTCGTGCGCGGCCTGGTGCTGCTGTCCGGCTATTACTATCCGAGCCTGCGCGCCGACGTGCTGAGCTCCGGGCCGGCCATTCCGGTGATCGGCGACCTGATGCGCTATACGGTATCGCCGCTGGTCGGACGGATGTTGTGGCGGCCGATTTCGAAGCGGGCTTTCGCGCCACAGGATGTCGATATCCGCTTCCGCGCGCTGCCGGTGTGGATGATGCTCCGCCCGTCGCAACTGCGCGCCAGCGCCGCCGAAACCGCCATGATGATCCCGTCCGCGATGTCGCTGGCCAAGCGCTATCCGGAATTGAAGGTCCCGGTCGTCGTCATGGCCGGCACCCGCGACCTGATTGCCGACTTCAGCCACAATTCCGAACGCCTGAGCGAGCGCATTCCGGACAGCGAGCTGCAGCTGCAACCCGGCGTCGGCCACATGACGCATTACGTGCATCCGGACCAGGTGATCACCGCCATCGATTCGATCGCGTCGAAGGTCGGCGAGCACCTGCACCTGCGCAGCCCGCAGGCCGAGGCGATGGCAGCAGCGAGCAATAGCGGGGTCTAGCGACCGACCGGGTCAGCCGGCCTGGCGGCGCAGCAGCCAGTCGTCGAGGGCGCGGATGATCGCGGCGTCGTTCGGATGCGTGGCGAGCTCCGCGAGCCGCGCGGCCGGCACCAGGTGCACCGCCTGGGTTTCCCAGCCCATCGCCGACGGACAGCCGGCGATCCGCTTCGCGACGTAGTAGCGGGTGTAGGTCTGGGTGCGGCGCACGTCGACCAGGTGCGCCTCCAGGCGCACGACCAGGCCGGACTCTTCGAACACTTCGCGCACGGCCGTCTGCTGCAGCGGGCTGCCGGGGTCGACCCGGCCTTTCGGGAAAGTGGCCGTATAGCCGCCGAAGCCGTTGGTCGGCGAAACCAGCCAGACGCGGCCGTCATCCTCGACCACGACCGCGCCGGCGGCCGCTTTCAATCCCCGTGGCAGGGCGAATTCCGGCTCGGGGATCAGCTCGCCGACTGCCGGCAGGACCAGTGCGCACGGTGACGGCGCGAGCCCGTTCAGCGTGGCCGGCATGGCCCCGCCGGGCACCACGCTGGCGACCACCGCCGGATCGCTCCAGCTGCCCGCGTGGGTCGGGCGGCTCGGACGGTGGATCGTGACGATCTCGCCGGCGTCGTCCGGACAGGGATGCGGATGCGCCGCCATCGTACCCGTCAGCCGACGATCCGCAGCGAGTAGTCGGTCGCCTTCACATCCTTGGTCAGGCTGCCGACCGAGATGCGGTCCACGCCGGTCTCGGCGATCGCGCGGACGGTCTGCATGTTGATGCCGCCGGATGCTTCGAGCAGCGCGCGGCCGTCGTTGATCCGCACGGCTTCGCGCATCATCTCGAGGTCGAAGTTATCGAGCAGGATCGACACGGCGCCGGCCGCCAGCGCTTCTTCCAGCTCGGCGATCGATTCCACCTCGACCTGGATCGTCACGCCGGCGTTCAGCGCCGTCGCCGCGTTCAGGGCAGCCGTGATGCCGCCCGCCGCGGCGATGTGGTTTTCCTTGATCAGGATGCCGTCGTACAAGGCCATGCGCTGGTTGGCGCCGCCGCCCACGCGCACCGCGTACTTCTGGGCCTGGCGCAGGCCCGGCAGGGTCTTGCGGGTGTCCAGGATCTTCGCGCGCGTGCCGGCGATCACGTCCACGTAGGTGCGCGTGGCGCTGGCGACCCCGGACAGCAGCTGCAGGAAGTTCAGCGCCGCGCGCTCGGCCGTCAGCAGGGAGCGCGGCGACCCTTCGATCGTGCAGACCACGCTGTCGGCGCTCATCAGGTCGCCCTCGGCATATTGCCAGTCGATCTCGATGTCCTGGTCGACGGCCAGCATGATGCCCTCGAACCAGGGCGCGCCGCACAGCACGGCCGGTTCACGGACGATCACGCGCGCCTTCGCGCGCGGCTCTTCCGGCACCAGCTTGCCGGTCAGGTCGCCGGTGCCGACGTCTTCCAGCAGCGCGGCCAGCAGGTTCTGCTCGAAGGCTGCCTGCAGCTTGTCGTCGAATGCGCCTTCTGCGGCGAATGGATTACGAAGATTGCTCATGCCGGACCGATTCCCGAAAACAGTTTACTTTCCTGCTCCAGCGAACCGGTCGGCAGGGCCTTGGCCTTCTTGGCGGCGGCGAAATCG
This window of the Massilia sp. WG5 genome carries:
- a CDS encoding NAD-dependent protein deacetylase; protein product: MAEGFTAHDAAHDHAQKLAEFLDRHPRALVLTGAGLSTASGIPDYRDRDGTRRGRPPIHGPDFRKYEHVRKRYWARSMIGWPVLSRARPNAGHFAIAALEKIGHVGSVLTQNVDGLHGQAGSHSVLELHGNIHSVICLECSALFPRAFVQAQLADANPHMLHADATPLPDGDASVEPAELAAFRLPWCTCCGGTLMPNVVFFGDNVPPARTAIALDQMERADALLVVGSSLMVYSGFRFCRLAQASSKPIAAINLGRTRADDLLDIKIEESSERVLPLVVELLERARAGSERVAPSIQLDGGTL
- a CDS encoding NUDIX hydrolase gives rise to the protein MAAHPHPCPDDAGEIVTIHRPSRPTHAGSWSDPAVVASVVPGGAMPATLNGLAPSPCALVLPAVGELIPEPEFALPRGLKAAAGAVVVEDDGRVWLVSPTNGFGGYTATFPKGRVDPGSPLQQTAVREVFEESGLVVRLEAHLVDVRRTQTYTRYYVAKRIAGCPSAMGWETQAVHLVPAARLAELATHPNDAAIIRALDDWLLRRQAG
- a CDS encoding DMT family transporter, translating into MNQKLSPSTILLLTVPPFLWAGNAIVGRLVREAVPPMTLNLLRWAIALLILLPLGRAAFRNGSGMLSHWRRYALLGLAGIGMYNSLQYLALQSSTPINVTLVASGMPVWMMLVGRLFFGAALRPWQVAGALLSILGVLVVLCRGDAGQLLALRLVAGDLYMILATIAWSFYSWMLLQPGDAPRLRADWAAFLATQVAYGLLWSALFTGVEWSVGAPPIAWSGKLAAALLFVAAGPAVLAYALWGAGIRRAGPGIGAFFVNLTPLFAALLSSAFLGELPHAYHALAFALIVGGIVVSSRR
- the nadC gene encoding carboxylating nicotinate-nucleotide diphosphorylase; translation: MSNLRNPFAAEGAFDDKLQAAFEQNLLAALLEDVGTGDLTGKLVPEEPRAKARVIVREPAVLCGAPWFEGIMLAVDQDIEIDWQYAEGDLMSADSVVCTIEGSPRSLLTAERAALNFLQLLSGVASATRTYVDVIAGTRAKILDTRKTLPGLRQAQKYAVRVGGGANQRMALYDGILIKENHIAAAGGITAALNAATALNAGVTIQVEVESIAELEEALAAGAVSILLDNFDLEMMREAVRINDGRALLEASGGINMQTVRAIAETGVDRISVGSLTKDVKATDYSLRIVG
- a CDS encoding alpha/beta fold hydrolase, which encodes MTNNIKGWQIGAAAAGLGLAASFFYVRAKTKQAEAENPPQGRFIEVDGVRLHYIERGEGPVLVLLHGNGVLAEDFEHSGLLDKAAEHYRVIAFDRPGFGYSERPRKTVWTPQAQARLLHHALQQLHVDSAIVLGHSWGTLVALSMALEAPDFVRGLVLLSGYYYPSLRADVLSSGPAIPVIGDLMRYTVSPLVGRMLWRPISKRAFAPQDVDIRFRALPVWMMLRPSQLRASAAETAMMIPSAMSLAKRYPELKVPVVVMAGTRDLIADFSHNSERLSERIPDSELQLQPGVGHMTHYVHPDQVITAIDSIASKVGEHLHLRSPQAEAMAAASNSGV